In Halorubellus sp. JP-L1, one DNA window encodes the following:
- the katG gene encoding catalase/peroxidase HPI, whose product MPSARRHRDEDGYLRVREISCGEPAGRLPKWTTLNGESDNQAIMTRSNQDWWPNQLDLQILDQNARDVGPYDDDFDYAEAFESLDLDAVKDDIEDVMTTSQDWWPADYGHYGPLFIRMAWHSAGTYRTGDGRGGASEGAQRLAPLNSWPDNANLDKARRLLWPVKQKYGRNLSWADLMILAGNVAIESMGAKTFGFAGGREDAFAPDEAVDWGPEDEWEASERFDEEGILKEGLGATVMGLIYVNPEGPDGNPDPEASAENIRESFGRMAMNDEETVALIAGGHTFGKVHGAADPNEHVGPEPEAAPIENQGLGWESDYGSGKGKDTITSGIEGPWTQAPTQWDTGYLDNLLDYEWAAEKGPGGGWRWIPLDEDLRTSAPDVEDEESVTPMMLTTDIALKRDPDYREIIERFQDDPMAFGINFAKAWYKLTHRDMGPPERFLGPEVPEEEMLWQDPLPDRDYELVGDEEIDQLKAELLDSDLSRSDLVKTAWAAASTYRDSDKRGGANGARIRLEPQRSWEVNEPDRLESVLETLEDIQAAFNDSRSDGTRISLADLIVLGGNAAIEDAAADAGYDVDVPFEAGRVDASAERTDEESFEALKPKADGFRNYLGDSVDTREEEEWIVDRADLLDLTAPEMTALVGGMRTLGATYDDTDLGVFTDEPGTLTNDFFDVLLGMEHEWEPKDDERGYEIRDRDTGEVEYEASRTDLIFGSNSRLRAIAEVYGADDGEEQFVEDFVDAWHKVMTNDRFDLE is encoded by the coding sequence GTGCCCTCGGCGAGACGCCACCGGGACGAAGACGGGTATCTACGGGTTCGAGAGATATCTTGCGGTGAACCCGCGGGTCGACTTCCGAAGTGGACAACGTTAAATGGCGAAAGCGATAATCAAGCGATAATGACTCGTTCAAACCAGGACTGGTGGCCGAACCAGTTGGACCTCCAGATCCTCGACCAGAACGCCCGCGACGTCGGGCCGTACGACGACGACTTCGACTACGCCGAAGCGTTCGAGTCGCTCGACCTGGACGCCGTGAAGGACGACATCGAGGACGTGATGACGACATCGCAGGACTGGTGGCCGGCCGACTACGGTCACTACGGGCCGCTGTTCATCCGGATGGCGTGGCACAGCGCCGGCACGTACCGCACCGGCGACGGCCGCGGCGGCGCGTCCGAGGGCGCGCAGCGGCTCGCGCCGCTGAACAGCTGGCCGGACAACGCGAACCTCGACAAGGCCCGACGCCTGCTCTGGCCGGTCAAGCAGAAGTACGGCCGGAACCTCTCGTGGGCGGACCTGATGATCCTCGCGGGGAACGTCGCCATCGAGTCGATGGGCGCGAAGACGTTCGGGTTCGCCGGCGGTCGCGAGGACGCGTTCGCCCCCGACGAAGCCGTCGACTGGGGCCCCGAGGACGAGTGGGAGGCCTCCGAGCGCTTCGACGAGGAGGGCATCCTCAAGGAGGGCCTCGGTGCGACCGTGATGGGCCTCATCTACGTGAACCCCGAGGGACCGGACGGCAACCCGGACCCGGAGGCGTCCGCGGAGAACATCCGCGAGTCGTTCGGTCGGATGGCGATGAACGACGAGGAGACCGTCGCGCTCATCGCTGGCGGGCACACGTTCGGGAAGGTCCACGGCGCTGCCGACCCCAACGAGCACGTCGGCCCCGAGCCCGAGGCCGCTCCCATCGAGAACCAGGGCCTCGGCTGGGAGAGCGACTACGGCTCCGGGAAGGGCAAGGACACCATCACGAGCGGCATCGAGGGGCCGTGGACGCAGGCGCCCACGCAGTGGGACACGGGGTACCTCGACAACCTGCTCGACTACGAGTGGGCCGCCGAGAAGGGTCCCGGTGGCGGCTGGCGGTGGATCCCGCTCGACGAGGACCTCCGGACGTCCGCGCCGGACGTCGAGGACGAGGAGTCGGTGACGCCGATGATGCTCACGACGGACATCGCGCTGAAGCGCGACCCGGACTACCGGGAGATCATCGAGCGCTTCCAGGACGACCCGATGGCGTTCGGCATCAACTTCGCGAAGGCCTGGTACAAGCTCACGCACCGCGACATGGGGCCGCCGGAGCGATTCCTCGGCCCCGAGGTGCCCGAGGAGGAGATGCTCTGGCAGGACCCGCTCCCCGACCGCGACTACGAGCTCGTCGGCGACGAGGAGATCGACCAGCTGAAGGCCGAACTCCTCGACTCGGACCTCTCGCGGAGCGACCTCGTGAAGACGGCGTGGGCGGCGGCGTCGACGTACCGCGACAGCGATAAGCGCGGTGGCGCCAACGGCGCCCGCATCCGCCTCGAGCCCCAGCGTAGCTGGGAAGTGAACGAGCCCGACCGGCTCGAGTCGGTCCTCGAGACGCTCGAGGACATCCAGGCGGCGTTCAACGACTCGCGGAGCGACGGGACGCGCATCTCGCTGGCGGATCTGATCGTCCTCGGCGGGAACGCCGCGATCGAGGATGCGGCGGCGGACGCCGGCTACGACGTCGACGTGCCGTTCGAGGCGGGGCGCGTGGACGCGTCGGCCGAGCGGACCGACGAGGAGTCGTTCGAGGCGCTGAAGCCGAAGGCGGACGGCTTCCGGAACTACCTCGGGGACAGCGTCGACACGCGCGAGGAGGAGGAGTGGATCGTCGACCGGGCCGACCTGCTGGACCTGACGGCGCCCGAGATGACGGCCCTCGTCGGCGGGATGCGGACCCTCGGCGCGACCTACGACGACACGGACCTGGGCGTGTTCACCGACGAGCCGGGGACGCTGACGAACGACTTCTTCGACGTCCTCCTCGGGATGGAGCACGAGTGGGAGCCGAAGGACGACGAACGCGGCTACGAGATCCGCGACCGCGACACGGGCGAGGTCGAGTACGAGGCGAGCCGCACCGACCTCATCTTCGGGTCGAATTCCCGGCTGCGTGCCATCGCCGAAGTGTACGGTGCCGACGACGGCGAGGAGCAGTTCGTCGAGGACTTCGTCGACGCCTGGCACAAGGTCATGACGAACGACCGCTTCGACCTCGAGTAG
- a CDS encoding diacylglycerol kinase family protein: MYQGSRRAIVNPASGSGDHADYVERLLSGRGFEVERTAGEGDAVALARDAAADGVSELCVCGGDGTVNEVVRGLAAADALGDVTFSVVPVGTANLLAGNVGVDGVRAGVEVADTGDVRSVDVGFADGEPFLVSTIAGFPADASLSASGDLKARLGPLAFVVTGAQEAIEWNGLDIELEAVTESGTETWTGEALCLLVGNARRFVAEGGQGDVEDGVFDVAVVEQMPAPNVVAEAIGQRLLGQDTPGVTHLQASELHVTADHPIRFSRDGELAEHDGLDLSVKPGALDLRVGDGYDPDPG, translated from the coding sequence GTGTACCAGGGGTCGCGTCGAGCGATCGTCAACCCCGCGAGCGGGAGCGGCGACCACGCCGACTACGTCGAGCGCCTGCTCTCGGGGCGTGGGTTCGAGGTCGAGCGAACCGCGGGCGAGGGCGACGCGGTCGCGTTGGCGCGCGACGCCGCCGCCGACGGCGTCAGCGAACTCTGCGTCTGCGGCGGCGACGGCACCGTCAACGAGGTCGTTCGCGGGCTCGCGGCCGCGGACGCGCTCGGCGACGTCACGTTCTCGGTCGTTCCCGTCGGCACCGCGAACCTGCTCGCGGGGAACGTCGGCGTCGACGGCGTCCGCGCGGGCGTCGAGGTCGCGGACACCGGCGACGTCAGGAGCGTCGACGTCGGGTTCGCGGACGGCGAACCGTTCCTCGTCTCCACCATCGCGGGGTTCCCGGCGGACGCGAGCCTCTCCGCGAGCGGCGACCTGAAGGCGCGCCTCGGGCCGCTCGCGTTCGTCGTCACGGGCGCACAGGAGGCGATCGAGTGGAACGGCCTCGACATCGAACTGGAGGCCGTCACCGAGTCGGGGACGGAGACGTGGACGGGCGAGGCCCTCTGCTTGCTCGTCGGGAACGCCCGCCGGTTCGTCGCCGAGGGCGGCCAGGGCGACGTGGAGGACGGCGTGTTCGACGTCGCCGTCGTCGAACAGATGCCCGCGCCGAACGTCGTCGCCGAAGCCATCGGCCAGCGACTGCTCGGCCAGGACACGCCGGGCGTCACGCACCTCCAGGCGAGCGAGCTCCACGTCACCGCCGACCACCCGATCCGGTTCAGTCGCGACGGCGAACTCGCCGAACACGACGGTCTCGACCTCTCCGTAAAGCCGGGCGCGCTCGACCTCCGCGTCGGCGACGGCTACGACCCCGACCCGGGGTAG
- a CDS encoding DoxX family protein: MATRDTLDTEIFGRGVSFEYSEHWVGYSLFLLRIVMGWTLLQGGLTKLVTYLDGNPDNNWTAAGYLQNAVPEGNPFMGLWMDMAGSPLVDMLNMWGLTLAGLALIVGAFVRFSAFWGAIMMLFYWAAALTGGLMEGLPVAHGWVVDDHIVYALLLFGLGALGAGRILGVDSYLEDTGVVRNNPWLKYLLG; encoded by the coding sequence ATGGCAACACGTGACACGCTAGACACGGAGATCTTCGGTCGCGGCGTCTCGTTCGAGTACTCCGAGCACTGGGTCGGCTACTCGCTGTTCCTGCTTCGGATCGTCATGGGTTGGACGCTCCTCCAGGGCGGACTCACGAAGCTCGTGACGTACCTCGACGGCAACCCCGATAACAACTGGACGGCCGCAGGCTACCTCCAGAACGCCGTCCCCGAGGGGAACCCGTTCATGGGACTCTGGATGGACATGGCTGGAAGCCCCCTCGTCGACATGCTCAACATGTGGGGGCTCACGCTCGCCGGGCTCGCGCTCATCGTCGGCGCGTTCGTCCGCTTCAGCGCGTTCTGGGGCGCCATCATGATGCTGTTCTACTGGGCGGCAGCCCTCACCGGCGGCCTCATGGAGGGCCTCCCCGTCGCGCACGGCTGGGTCGTCGACGATCACATCGTCTACGCGCTGCTCCTGTTCGGCCTCGGTGCTCTCGGCGCCGGCCGCATCCTCGGCGTCGACAGCTACCTCGAGGACACCGGCGTCGTCAGGAACAACCCCTGGCTGAAGTACCTCCTCGGCTGA
- a CDS encoding DUF21 domain-containing protein, which translates to MTSTATLVPALAVVVVLVLFSAFFSSSESAIFSLSDEWLTATASDGESTDERALRSLRDDPHRLLVTILVGNNLVNVAISSIVTLLVAEFVPSGVAVVLATLAVTILVLVFGEIVPKSYGLGHAETWSLRVARPLSYVERALGPVVGVFDASTRRLTALVGGDQGIEEPYLDENEN; encoded by the coding sequence ATGACATCTACTGCGACGCTCGTCCCGGCGCTCGCCGTCGTCGTCGTCCTCGTCCTCTTCAGTGCGTTCTTCTCGAGCAGCGAATCAGCCATCTTCTCGCTCTCCGATGAGTGGCTGACCGCCACCGCGAGCGACGGCGAGAGCACCGACGAACGCGCGCTCAGGTCGCTCCGCGACGACCCGCACCGCCTCCTGGTGACGATCCTCGTCGGCAACAACCTCGTGAACGTCGCCATCTCCAGCATCGTCACGCTCCTCGTCGCCGAGTTCGTCCCCTCCGGCGTCGCCGTCGTCCTCGCGACGCTCGCCGTGACGATCCTCGTCCTCGTCTTCGGCGAGATCGTCCCGAAGTCCTACGGTCTCGGACACGCCGAGACGTGGAGCCTTCGCGTCGCCCGCCCGCTCTCGTACGTCGAGCGCGCGCTCGGCCCCGTCGTCGGCGTCTTCGACGCCAGCACCCGCCGGCTGACGGCACTCGTCGGCGGCGACCAGGGCATCGAGGAGCCGTACCTCGACGAAAACGAGAACTGA
- a CDS encoding TspO/MBR family protein: MSAQTGDAADGLGRDDVPGLLVAVVAVELVGSAPAVVTASDVATWYPTLAAPPLTPPSWVFGPVWTVLFAAIGTAAYLVYRDRAHSWRSRALGLFGAQMAFNVAWSFAFFGAQSPALGLVVILVLDVLVVATVVAFRRVDRRAAVLLVPYLAWVLFATYLTAGFWYLN, from the coding sequence ATGAGCGCGCAGACAGGCGACGCCGCGGACGGCCTCGGTCGCGACGACGTCCCGGGATTGCTCGTCGCCGTCGTCGCCGTCGAACTCGTCGGCAGCGCCCCCGCGGTGGTCACCGCGAGCGACGTCGCGACCTGGTACCCGACGCTCGCCGCGCCGCCGCTCACGCCCCCGTCGTGGGTGTTCGGGCCGGTGTGGACGGTGCTGTTCGCCGCGATCGGCACCGCCGCGTACCTCGTCTACCGCGACCGAGCACACTCGTGGCGGTCACGAGCACTCGGCCTCTTCGGCGCGCAGATGGCGTTCAACGTGGCGTGGTCGTTCGCGTTCTTCGGCGCGCAGTCGCCCGCGTTGGGGCTCGTCGTCATTCTCGTGCTGGACGTGCTCGTCGTCGCCACCGTCGTCGCGTTCCGGCGCGTCGACCGTCGCGCTGCGGTCCTCCTCGTGCCGTACCTCGCGTGGGTGCTGTTCGCGACGTACCTCACCGCCGGGTTCTGGTACCTGAACTGA
- the cbiT gene encoding precorrin-6Y C5,15-methyltransferase (decarboxylating) subunit CbiT: MANVSLPHDAKAGPTKREVRAVLLDALELDETDHFVEVGSCTGAVTVQAARRAGRVTALERKPERLEITRKNLAANDTTADVALRNAEAPTGLPEDADALFLGGSRNYDAVLEYAVDAGVDRVVMNVSRLEVAGAATRAFRDRDLLEDVRQFQVSRGYELAGATSFDADNPVYMLVGGTDDAATDGGNPRAATDDGRRPGATGGGSR, translated from the coding sequence ATGGCGAACGTATCGCTCCCCCACGACGCGAAGGCCGGCCCGACGAAGCGAGAAGTCAGGGCCGTCCTCCTCGACGCGCTCGAGCTCGACGAGACCGACCACTTCGTCGAAGTCGGCTCCTGCACCGGTGCCGTCACCGTCCAGGCCGCGCGCCGCGCCGGCCGAGTCACCGCGCTCGAACGCAAGCCCGAGCGCCTCGAGATCACCCGGAAGAACCTCGCCGCGAACGACACGACCGCGGACGTCGCCCTCCGGAACGCCGAAGCCCCCACGGGCCTCCCCGAGGACGCGGACGCGCTGTTCCTCGGCGGCAGCCGGAACTACGACGCCGTCCTCGAGTACGCCGTCGACGCCGGGGTCGACCGCGTCGTCATGAACGTCTCCCGGCTCGAGGTCGCCGGCGCCGCAACGCGGGCGTTTCGCGACCGCGACCTCCTCGAGGACGTCCGCCAGTTCCAGGTGAGCCGCGGCTACGAGCTCGCCGGCGCGACGAGCTTCGATGCGGACAACCCCGTCTACATGCTCGTCGGCGGCACCGACGACGCCGCGACCGACGGCGGCAA